GGGTGGCGTCAAGAGTTTCATTTCTAAAGACACGGTCAACGCTAAAATACTTGTACGGCGGTGCGCGGCCTTTTGCAAGATAGCGAAATGATGTTTGAGTGGTGTGCGCGCGAAGCAACAATTGATTAGCAACGCGTTCACTCCACTCATACTGATGACCTTTTGAACCCGTGCTTCCACCTGTTTCGTGGATGTCTTTAATCTTTTTTGCAAGCCCGCGGGGAATATTGCCTTCTTTTGGAAAATCAAGATAATACGTGTCCATTATTTCTCTGCCCGGATGGTCCTGAGGGAAGAACATAACGTCAAAATTCCAAAACGCAGTATCAACAAAATTGCTGCGCATTTCTTCAAAGCCCATTTCAATAAAAATCTCTTTTACCCGTTTTTCAATTTCACGAAGAACATGTTTTCTCCCGCCATACACGCGAGGTGCGGTCACATGAATATCATATTCGCGAAACAAACCCCATTCCTTTTTTTTAAGAAGAGCAGGTGTAAGTTTTCCCGTAAGGGCTTTATCCTGTACTTTTGAGCGTTTCTCAACGCCTTTTTTGGTGATATTGTATGCGCGTTGCACACGATTTTTTATTTCAATCATGCCTTTTCGTTTTGCAAGCTCATGAACTGTTGTTTGTAATTCTTCTGGAAGCAGATGATAATCATATTCTTTTTCAAAGAGAAGCTCAAGCACGCGTTCCTCATCTGTTTTTGAGTAATAGTACCCCCTGCCAAGACTTGTTGCGTGCACCACACCATCAAGAATGCTTACATATCCTTGTTTTTTAAGAAACCCAATAGCATGGTTGAATTCATCACTATCAAGTTTTGCCCTAATAATACTCATTGGTTGCGGACTTTTTTCTACTATTTTTAACACGCGCTTTTCAGGAAGCCCGCTTATCCTGCTTTTCTTTGCACTTTGTCCAAGTGAGATAATTTGTTGCGCTTCTTGATCAACGTGCGCAAGTTCTTTGTCAGCAAGCCAGGCAAGCGCTTTTCGAACCTGACCCTGGTCAAGACCTGTTTTTTTAATAATATCTATCACGCGCTGGGGCTTGTTAGATAATATTTTGAGAATGTGTGTTTCAAGAGGGTGCAATGTTTGTGTCATACATACTGTGTACGGTGTGTGAGTGGGGCTGGCGTGATTTGAACACGCGACACCACGGTCTTCAGCCGTGCGCTCTCCCAGGCTGAGCTACAGCCCCATATATTGGAAGCACGACCTACACGAACACCTCCTTGTTTTTTATTTGTTTCTCTTTACAAACAAGTGTATCACCAGACATTTTTAAAACCATGTTTAGAAAAAGCAATGATGGAGTCAGTCCCGAAATAGGCATGAACCACCGGTCATAATTCACACACAGATTACGCATACTTAAATAGTTTGTTGTCAGTCTTAAAAAAAGAAAGAATGATGCGCAAAAGAACCTAACACGCATCAAAAAATTGTTTTGTTACATGTCAGGAATGATTGGCGGTCGTTCATCAGTGAGCAAAAGCAGATATGAAACTACGTGAACCGCGTAGGTCAGGTACATGTGTGTCCACGCGTGCAATGCTTTGTGTCGCTTACTTGTTGCAATGATGTGAATTAACTGGAATACTATCACAACCCCAATAAAAAGCTGAAACACCCAAAGCACAAGCCCGCACGCGATTGCGTAAGGGATACGCCACAGCAATTCAACAAGTTCTGCCTTCTTTTCATACTTGATAGAAACATCCTTTACTGTTTTCATAGTAGTTATTATGTTTTTTGAGATAATAAGGCTTTACTCTTTTGTCAAAAAAGTCTTAAATAAAAACTAACACTAATGCGTAGTATGTGGCATGTTCGCACCTACCAGTCCTTTTATGATTCATGTATCTATCACCTTCCGCCACGCTTTGCAGAGAAGGCAGGAGAACTCATATCATTTTTTCCCCTGCGCGCGGGCGTGCGCAGTAAAAAGTTACATACTCAATTATTCTCCCACACTTTTGACAACCCATTTATTCTTGGCGCAGGCTACGCGCACAACGCGCGCATGCTGCGCGGCGTGCGAAATCTTGGCGCAGGTGTAGTAACTACAAAAACTATTACTCCAACAAAGCGAAAAGGAAACCCCCACCCCCGCGTGTTTCGCTACCCTGGAGGTCTTGTTAATCATGTTGGGCTTGCAAACCGCGGCATGCGGGCATGGAGTTATGAATTGCAAAAAACAAAAGACCTTCCGGTTATTGCAAGCATTGGCGGAGACACTGTTTTTGATGTTGAAACAGTATATACAACTATCGCGCCGCATGCATCGCTTGTTGAACTTAATATGAGCTGTCCAAACACGGAGCACGGCATGTTTTTAGAAGAAGATATTGTTCGCTTGTGCGAGCACAAAAAAGAGGTGCTTGTCAAGCTTGGGCCAACACATAACCTTGCCTCCATTGTTGACGCGCTTGATGCGCACGATGTTGGTTTTACGCTTATTAACTCATATCATGGCATGAGCGGAAAAAAGCTTTACTCACGCACGCTCCAAGCGCTCACCAGTGCTGGCGCGCTCACAACAAATCCTATTGTGAGCATTGGCGGTGTTGACCATCCAAAAAAAGCAATAGAACTCTTAGCACACGGGGCTCATGCAGTGGGATTGCTCACAAGCTACATCACGCATGGACCCTACGTGTTTGAATGGTTTTCTAAAACGCTGCTTGCATATCTTGAAGAAAACTATTTTAAAGATGTTTCAGAACTTATTGCGTACGCGCTTTGAGCGCTTAAACCGGCTTTTACCGGTGTACGCGCTTTGAAAATAAAGAGAAAGAAAAAAAAAGAAAAAAACTTTTTTTTACGTCTAGATTATGCTTCCAATGTCAATTGATTCTTCTTCATCAATGATTTGTCCTTCAACACTGTTTGCAACGTCTGATGCATCAGAAATGCTCTGAGTCTCATTTGATGCCACAGCATCGCCCTGGTCTCCGGTCACATCCCTGTCATACAGTTGTGTGCAACCGCTCACAAAACTTATTGCAATGAGCGCGATTACAAGAACAATTCCTGTTTTCATTCTTCCACCGCCGTATTGTTTTGCACGATACTCGCGCGTAACACGTTTCTTAAGCGAACATTTACGTGTTGAGCGATTCCGGTTAGATTAAATTTCCGGTCAACTTGTTCAATCCTTTCTTGAATGCGCTCTTTTTGCCGCTCAACAATGTCCTCGTTTACCACGTCAGCAATCCGGTTGCGCGCGGTTTGAACAAGGTTTGTTGCAATACGTACATTGTTTGCAATTGCTTGTCGTTGTTGCGGTTCAAGCCGGTCAATGCGGTTTTTGACTTCCTGTTTTATTTCTCCAACACTCAAATTTTCTTGTCTGATGCGTTGTGCAATTGCTGTTGCGTTTATGTCTGAATTTGCAAGAAGCGAGCGAATCCTCTCTGCATTGTACTCGTGCACACGACTTCGCACCTTTTCTTTGATTGCCTGCACACGCTCATCCACGGCAGTTCTTTGGCGCTCGCGAATTATTTCCCGTTCTTGAGCTCTCAAAAACACGTGAGCAGCGTCTTTAAACTGTGTTGTTAATTCAATTGCGTCATGTTTAAAATCAACAAACAAGCGCACGTTGTTTTCGCTGTATTCTTGTTGTGATGCGTTTAACACATCCTCACTTAATGCCTGCATTTCAAGCACGATTGCGTCAAGCCCGCTTACGTCATTACTCTCATTCTTTTCTTGAATATCTGCAATAATTTCATTTGCGCGCGCTCTATTTTTTTCAATTGCTTCTTGAAGCTGGAGCATGCGTACCTCCCAGCCGTGTTGCGTTGTTATTGCAAGCAATTCACGACGGGTTTTGTTTGAGATAATGTTTGCTTCTTCAAGCTCTGACTCAAATTCGTCATCCTGCTCATCTTCATCAATCTCTTCTTCCTCATCAAGTGCTTCTTGAGCGTTCAAACAAATAGCCTCAATACACGCTTGGTCACTTGCGCAATCACTGTCGCTTTGACAGGATACAAGCGCGTATGCTGCAGGAACGCTCTCTGCTTTTTGAGGGCATTTATCAATTGCGCTTCCCTCAACGCGTCCGTCAACTACGCGTTCTTTATCTGCTCCAAAATAGATGCGGTCAGTTTCGTTCCCGTCAATAGCAAGCGAGAGCAAAACCGCATTACTTTCAGACACAAATCGCACACAATCAAAGTGTGGTCCAACACGTGCGTTGAAATGAATGGCTGTATCATTAATGCGAAACTTGTCACGTCGTTCAAGTGCAAATGGTCGCACACCGCAAAAGCCTGTGTCAGTTGTTATATTTCCTGTGAGCACATGGTACTGCCCACTAGTTTTTGAGTCTCCGTTACCGCAAAGCGTCCAAATATTATGCTCATTTTGGAATATGAAGTAACCAAGCTCATCTCCCGGTTTAATGACTGGTCGAAATGACTCGTCATGTGCAAACGCGCCACTCACTAAGAATATGAGTGCGAGCGCGGATGCGAAAAGTATTTTTTTCATAAAACATTCACCTGACCCATATCCTTATCCCTAGAAGTACTGGTTTTTATGCGTTACTATTGGGGTAGTTTGCAACCCGTTTTTTGTGCGAGCGCATCTAATGGTTGCAATCCTACTAATCGCGACTCGTCACTAAAAATCCATGTAGGCGTGCTTTGAATGTTTTTATCAACACACGCCTTTCGAAGACCTTGTCCATTGCCCAAATCACACTCAAC
Above is a genomic segment from archaeon CG10_big_fil_rev_8_21_14_0_10_43_11 containing:
- a CDS encoding phenylalanine--tRNA ligase subunit alpha encodes the protein MTQTLHPLETHILKILSNKPQRVIDIIKKTGLDQGQVRKALAWLADKELAHVDQEAQQIISLGQSAKKSRISGLPEKRVLKIVEKSPQPMSIIRAKLDSDEFNHAIGFLKKQGYVSILDGVVHATSLGRGYYYSKTDEERVLELLFEKEYDYHLLPEELQTTVHELAKRKGMIEIKNRVQRAYNITKKGVEKRSKVQDKALTGKLTPALLKKKEWGLFREYDIHVTAPRVYGGRKHVLREIEKRVKEIFIEMGFEEMRSNFVDTAFWNFDVMFFPQDHPGREIMDTYYLDFPKEGNIPRGLAKKIKDIHETGGSTGSKGHQYEWSERVANQLLLRAHTTQTSFRYLAKGRAPPYKYFSVDRVFRNETLDATHLNEFHQIEGFVVAKGLTLKNLCGMFKEFYQKIGVNKVKFKPTYNPYTEPSMEIFGYWESQKKWLELGNSGMFRPETLKPLGITVPVIAWGLALERLVPFQYKVDDIRQVLGHFVDIDSIRNAHLIRGLIEYGST